The sequence CGATTATGCGGACAGCGGCGAAGACGCCAGGGCGCGCGCGGAACTGGACAAAATGCAGGCGCGGCTGGACTCGCTGGCCGAGCGCCAGTCGGGCGCGCTGTCCGTCACGCAGGGCGTGGCCGAGGCGCAGGCCGGCCGGCGCGCGCAGGTGCAGCGCGACATGGTGTCCGTTCTTTCCGACCGGCAGCTGCGGCTTGCCCTGCGGGCGGAGTCTTGCGGCGGTTATATCGGGCCGGAGATTCCTGCGGCCATGCGCGCGCTTGCGGGCGAGATCAGGGCTCTGAAAATCGGCGCCGCGCTCACTATTTTCGGCGGGGTGAAAAACGGGTTGTATGCGGTGTCGGTCACCACGCCTGCCGTGGCGGAGGAACTGCTTTCAATCCGGGCGGAACAGGACGCTGTGGGCGCGGAACTGGAAAAACTTTCCGACCCGCCGGTGCCGCCTTCGGATTCCGAGAAACAGCAGCTTGGGCTTGACGGCGCGCAGCAGCGCGCCATTCTCTCCGAAACCGAAGAGCTGGCCCGCTCCGCGCGCCGGTTCGCCGAAGAAGACGGCCTGCCGATTCCGCCGGAACTGGCAGGCAGGCTTGATGCCGCGTCCGCCGAGATGCGCGCGGCGGGCGAAAGGCTCGCCGCGTTTGATTCCACCGCCGCCGGCAGTCAGGCCCGCGCGCTTAAACTGCTTGAGGACGGGCGCGACCGGCTGGAGCGGACCCGCCGGGAAATGAGCAGCCGGAGTGCCGGCTATCAGTCTTCCGGCCGCAAACGCGAGGGGGCGCAGGGCCGCGAGAGCGCGGGGCGAGCCAGACTGCCGTCGTCGGAGGATTATCTGCCGCCGGCCGCGATACGGGAAAAAGCCATGCAGTCCATGCGCGAGGATTACCCGCGCGCGCGCGGCGAACTTATCAGGGAATACCTGCGCAGGCTTGCGCAGTAGCGGATTTTGGTGTATCGTACAAATGCCCGGTTTCCGGGTTCGTTTGCGGGTTGGCTTGCGCGGAACGGATTTTGATGCATTGGCAAACCGTCGGATTTATGCGCCGGGCCATGCGGCCGGAGCGGGAGATCAAGGAGAAGCTATGGCGTCACTTAAAGGAGTCATTACTGTAAGCTGCCCGCAGGACTGCGGCGAATTCGATGCCGAGGTGTGGACCCTCATCCGCGCCGATGAAGATCCTGATTTGAAGGATATGGTGCGCGGAGGCGAGCTAAATCTTGTGCAGTGTCCGGTTTGCGGCAAGCTGTTTTACGGATCCGTGCCGGTTGTCTATCTTGATCCGCAGGCGGATCTTTCGATTTTCGTGTTCCCGCAGGCCGGCGAGCATGGCGAGGTGGAACGGAAACTCCGCGAGGAATTCGCCCTGCTCAGGGACGGCCTTCTGCGCGAGCTGAAAATGCACGCCGAGCCGGTTGTGTTTTTCGGGGCCGAGCTTCTGAAGGAATTTCTGGTCAGTGAGCAGTTTCTGCGTGACGAGAGCGATATAATAGAATACGCCGCGCGCGAGCTTGGGCTGGAAACCGTTATGCTTGCGCCCGCCCGGGCGCGCGAATGTGACTGGCCTTACCGCGTGCCCGCGCCCGGAGGCAGGCGGACTGCGGCGGCGGTGCTGCCCGCGTGCGACAAGGTGCTGGCTGGCTACCCGGCGCTTGCGCGGCTGGCGAAATTCCGGGCCGCGCTGGAGAAAGATCCGAAACTGGACAGGGAACTGGCATGATCAGGGTCCCGGCGGAATACTGCGCCCTGCTGGCTGACATCGGAGCCTGCGCCCGCGATAAAGGAACAAGCGCGTGGGCCGTGGGCGGCTGCGTGCGCGACTGGGCGCTCGGGCTCGCCACCAGGGATCTTGATATTCTCACCGAAGGGCCGGCTGAAGCGCTGGCGGGCCATGTGGCTGCGCGGCATGGCCTTGAATGGGAAAAATTCGGCCGGTTCGGCACCTGCCGGCTGACCTTGCCTGACGGAACCGGTATGGATTTTGCGCGCGCCCGCACCGAAACCTACGCCAAACCGGCCGCATTGCCGGAGGTGGAGTTTTCAACAGTCGAGCACGACTTGCGCCGGCGCGATTTCACGGTCAACGCCGCCGCCATGAACCTGCTGCCCGGCGCATTCGGAGCGGTTCTCGACCCCTTTAACGCAATTTCCGATGCCGCAGCCGGCCAGTTGCGGGTTTTGCATGACAGGAGTTTTGAAGATGATCCCACCCGGCTGTACCGGCTGATCCGTTTCGCTGGCCGGTTCGGCTGGGCCGCCGGGCCGGAAACGCTGGTTTTGGCGAAAAACGCGCTCACCGGGAAATATCCGGCCCGCCTGTCGAAATCAAGGCTGGGGCGGGAACTGCTCTGCATTTTAAACGAGCGTGCGGCAAAGGCGGTGTTTGCAAACCGGCTGGCGGACGAACTGTTCGGGTATATGGGCGAGGGAATCCGCTGGTATCCGGCGCTTGAGCGGCTTGAGCCGGATGAAAGCGGCTGCGCGCAGGAAGACAGCATTGCGTTCGATTATGAACGGCTGGGCGTGCTTGCGTGTTCGATGCCGGATGGCGCGCTGTTTCTCAAATCGCTGGGCCTGCGGCGCGAACTGTGCGCCGCGCTTGTAGAAACCGCGGCGGTCTGCGCCATGCGGGCCGCGCCGGAAAACAATCTCAGCCGGTCGCAAAAGCGCATTATCCGGGCCGTGTTTCCCGATCTGGCGGATAGCGCGCTCAAACGCCGGTTCGTGCGCGGACGCGACATAATGCAATACCGCATCATCGGCCCGCAGGTGGCCCGGCTTATAACCGAATACGCGCAGCTTCAGTGGCAGAACCGGTTTATAGACCGGCCCGCCGCGCTTGCCGCGCTTAAGGAACGGTTCCGGCCGGCCCGGTTTACTTAGGTTACAAAACAGGCATAACGCAATCTAATCCGCTCTGATTGTTTCATAATCCGGATGTATGTAATATTTCCGCAACACTTTGCGGATATACTAGTCAAAACATGCGGCGAGATATCGGCCCTGTGTTTTGGAGTTGTTTCTTTGTATCCATATTTCAAAAGGTCCGATGCTGCAGTCGGGTGCCGCAAACTGCAGCGGGGGCAATGCGGAGCGGTTTGAAGGTATTTCAAAAAGCGGGGAGCTGAGCGGAATTCAGTGAATGCGGACTAGTCACCGGGGGGTGGCTTATGAGGTCTATTCTGGTTGCGGAGGGAAGCGTGTTGCGCAGGGCCGAGATAGCGTCTGTGTTCGACAGGTGCTACCGCCTGATTCCGGCGGCATCGGCCGAGGAATTGTTGCCGCTTGTAGAAGAATTCAGTCCGGACGTGTTGCTTATCTGTCAGGAATTTGCGGGGAAGGACACGCTTTTGCTGGTCGAGAAAGCGAAAGCCCTTGTGCCGCATGTGATTGTGATAGTGGTGAGCGAATGCGGGGATATGGATTTTGCCGTTAACGCCCTTAAATCGGGCGCGGTTACCGTGATGACAGGAGTGCCTTCTCCTGATGTGCTGTATTCATCCGTGGCGGGCAAAATTCCGCCGGACGGCGATATTGGCGGCACAGATATGCCGTGGAAAATAAAAGGCTGCTGAGCGGTTTCTGCAAAAGGGAGCGGGGTTGTCCGGGGGGGCAGTGGGGTGCAAGGCGTATTCGTGGCGCGGGCGGCGTTTAAGCCGCCCGCGTTTTTTCACGGGTCAGACCAAATCCGCGCCGGCCCGGGTGCGCAACGGAATGCGGTTCGTGGTTTTTTCAGGAGCCGGCGCTGGTTTTGAAGGCGGTAACGGAGCGGTGTCCGTGTCTGAACACCGGGCCGGGGCGGCTGCCGAAAAGTGGCGGCCCGGTCCGCGAATATATAAAATATGGAACGCGTCGGTCTGCCGGGCGGAATGAATTGCCATGAAAAACTCTTATTCGCTTGCGGTAAAAGAACTGGAGAAATTCCATTATATGCCTGAGCCTGGCCGCATGCGGACCGACGAACTGGCCCGCGCGCTTGCCGCGCGCGGCAATCCCCAGCTGGCTTATGGCCGGGCGCAGGTAATCGGCACCAATGGCAAGGGCGCCGCGGCTTATTTCCTGGCCCGGATTTTAGAGGCGCACGGCGTTAAAACGGGGTTATACACCTCCCCGCATCTGGTAAGTTACTGCGAACGGATTGCGGCCGGCGGCCGGCGGATTTCGGAAACGGAGTTCGGCGCGCTGTATTTTTCCCTCAAACCGGTGTTCGAAAAATTCCGGCTGACCCAATTCGAGCGGCTTACCCTGATGGCGGCCGAGTTTTTCAAAACCGAGCGCGTGGAGTTTGCCGTGCTGGAAACCGGACTGGGCGGCACCGGCGACGCGGTTACCGCGCTGGCGGCTCCGCTGCTTCTGTATACTGCGGTCACGCCGGAACACAGGGATCTGCTTGGCCCGTCGCTCAGACAAATCGCCGGGGCGAAAGCCGGCCCTTTAAGCGCGGCGGAAACGGCTTTTTCCTGCCGGCAGCCTTTTAAATGCGTTGCCGCAATGTTGCGCGCGCGGGCGCGTTCCGGCGGCGCGTCGCTTGAGTTTTGCGTTCCGCCGGCGGAAATCACCCTGCGCCGGCGCGGCGTTTCATTTAAATTCGGGCGCCATGCGTACCGCATTGCGGTGTTTGGCGCGCCGGCTGCCTTGAACGCCGGACTGGCTTTGCGAGCCGCGGCGCATATTCTGGGCGCGCGTTTTAGGACGGCGTTTGCGCGGCGCGCGCTCGCGGGCGGGGTGTGGGAGTGGCGGCTGCAGGTGGTCCGGTATCCCGGCTGCAATCCGCTGCTGGTGTCGTGCGCGCATAACGACGCGTCACTGGACGCCGATCTCGCCGCGATAAAAGAAATGGCCGCCGCCGGCATTCTGCCCGGCAGAATGAGCGTGCTGTTCGGAGTGTCGGGAAACCGGGATTCAAGGCGTCTGCTGCGGAAAGCGGCGAAGGCGTTTGACGATATAACCGTCACCGAAGTGCCCGGCAGCGCGGGTGCGTTTGAAAAAATGCGCGGGCTGGCGCGCCGGCTGACCGGCGTGCGCGTGGTGAAAGACTGCCGCGCGGCGACCCGGCTTGTCGTCGGGCCGGAGCCGGAGCGCAAGAGGTTCGCGGCGGTTATCGGCTCTATTTATCTTGCGGGCGCGGCGCTGTCTTTTGCAGGCGGCGGAGCAGCAGGGAAAGACTGATTTTCAAAACCGGGTGTATTAAGTCCGGGTCAAGCTCGCACAGCGGGCCCAGCACGAAGGCGCGGTTGTGCGCGTCGTAGTGAGGCACCGTCAGTTCGGGCGTGTTTATGATTTCGTCGCCGTAAAAAATAATATCAATATCTATTGTGCGCGGGCCCCAGCGCAGAACGCGCGTCCGGCCCAGTTCCGCTTCCGTTTCAAGGGCCAGCGCCAGCAGCTGGCGCGCTGTCAGGGCGGTGCGGATTTTGGCCGCGCAGTTGAGAAAGGCGGGCTGGCCGGTCCGGCCGTAGGGCGCGGTTTCGATAAAGGAGGAAACCGCCAGAATTTCCACGCCGTTTTCTCCCAGCCGGACGAGCGCGGAGTCCAGCATTGCGCGGCGGTCGCCCAGATTTGAGCCGAGGCTTAAGTAGGCCGCAGGCATAGTTCCGCCGTCATTCTGGCGGCGCCGGCGTTTTCCGCCACGTCATGCACGCGCGCGATATGCACGCCGTGCGCCGCCAGCCACGCGGTAACCGCCAGCGTGCCGGCCAGCCGGTTTTCCGGCGGCAGCGGCGCGCCGGGCGCGCCGAGCGTCTGGCCGATAAAGGTTTTGCGCGACGCGCCGACAAGCACCGGCGCGCCCAGCTCAGTGAACCGGCCGATATTGTGAAGGATCGCCAGATTATGTTCGCGCAGCTTGGCAAATCCGATGCCGGGATCAAGAATCACTTTATCCGGGCCGATGCCGCGGGCCGCCGCGAAGTCACGCCGTTGCCGCAAATAATCCAGCACTTCGGAAACGGGGTCCCGGTAGACCGCATTGCGCTGCATGTCGCGCGCCGGGCCGCGCGTATGCATGAGCACGACCGGCGCGCCGGTTTCGCGCACTGTTTCCGGCATTAGCGGGTCAAACGACATGGCGCTTATGTCGTTGATGATATCCGCCCCGGCGTTTATGGCGGCGCGCGCGGTGGCGGCTTTATAGGTGTCCACGGAAAGCAGCGCGTTCGGAAAACGTTTTTTGATCGCGCTGGCGGCGGCGGTCACGCGGGCCGTTTCAGTGGCCTGATCCACCCGCTCGGCGCCCGGCCGGGTGGATTCGCCTCCGATATCCAGAATATCCGCCCCGGCGGCCAGCATTTCCTCCGCTATGGCGGCGGCGGTTTCGGCTGACCGCGCGCGGGAGCCGGCGTAAAAGGAGTCCGGCGTAATATTGATTATCCCCATAATCAGCATGGAACGGTAATGCAGCATGCGTCCGTCCGCCAGAACGGTTTTCAGACCGGGTTGCCCGCCGCTCATGGTTAGCGGCCTTTGCGGTACACAATGCCGCTGGTGGCGGTTTCCCACAGTTCGATTTCCAGCAGCTTGAGCTTGCGCGCGCGGAACGCGGGCGCAAGCCGGTCCCAGATCCACATGGCGAGATTCTCCGCGGTGGACTGCGCCACCGTGTCGTTCAGATAATTGTGGTCCAGTTTTTCTATCACCAGTTCGCCGACGAGGGCTTTCACGTCGGTGAAATCCATAACCATGCCGTCGCGCGGGTGCGGTTTGCCTTCCAGTTTAACGACCAGCTGATAGGTGTGCCCGTGCAGACGTTCGCACTTGCCTTTGTAACGGACCAGATTGTGCGCCGCGTCGAAAGTGAATTTTTTTATAAGGATCATGTTTTCTCCGGTATGCCAAACGGCGGCAGGGTTAATATAGCATTTTGCCCGCCGGCCGCATAACCGCCTCAATATATAATATCAACGGTAAAAATGTTAAAATAAACGCTATGCAGACAGAAAGTTTCTTCGTTCAGCTGCCAGTGCTGATATTCTCCATCGTGTGCCACGAATACGCGCACGGCTATATTGCGGCGCGCCGGGGCGACGACACGGCGGGGCTCATGGGCAGGCTTACCCTCAATCCGCTGCCGCATGTGGATCCGATCGGCACTATAATAGTGCCGGTTATCGCGTTTTTCAGTTCCATTCCGGCAATCGGCTGGGCCAAGCCGGTGCCGGTGAACCCGCTGCGGCTGGAAAGCCCGCGGCGCGACATGATGTGGGTGTCGCTGGCCGGCCCGCTTACGAATTTCGCGCTGGCGGGCTTGTTCGCCTTGTTTTTCAAACTTACGCTGGTCGCCGTGGGGATGCTGGGTATGGCGCTGACGTCAGGCAGTCTCGCGGTGCTGATTCTCAAAAGCGCGTATTACGGCGTACTGATCAATCTGGTGCTGGCGTTTTTCAACCTTATCCCGCTGGCGCCGCTGGACGGTTCGCATATTCTGGCGGCCAAACTGTCGGGCGGCGCGCTGGAAAAATACGCGCGGATCAACCAGTACGGCCCGTGGATACTGATCGGCCTGCTGTTCACCCACGGGCTGGACCTTATCCTGCGCGTGCCCATCGCGCTGGCGATGTGGGTTTTTTCCGCGCTGCGCATTTTTTCACCTTAGGAGCTGGCATGGAACAGAAAGCGAAGATTGTGTCGGGCATGCGGCCGACGGGCCGGATCCATCTGGGCAATTACTGGGGCGCGCTGAAAAACTGGATCGCGCTGCAGGATAAATACGACTGCGCTTTTTTCGTGGCTGACTGGCACGCGCTGACCACCGGCCATGAGGATACCGCCGCGCTGCGCGCCAACGGGCGCGGCATGGTCATTGACTGGCTGGCCGCCGGGTTCGACCCGGACAAAAGCGCGCTTTACCGCCAGTCCGACGTGCCGGAAATAGCGGAACTTGCGCTTTTGCTTGGAATGTTCACGCCGCTGGGCTGGCTGTTGCGCAATCCCACTTTCAAGGAACAGCTGGTCGAGCTTTACCGCCAGCGGTACGCCGGGCAGGACGAAAAAGCCAGTTCCGGCAAGGCCATGCAGGCGCTGGGTTCGGCCGCGGGGGTGGAGAGCGAGGCGGAGCTGTCGGCGATGACCGAGTTCGCGACCGCCGGGTTTCTGGCTTACCCGGTGCTGATGACCGCGGATATCATTATTCATAAAGCGGAGTTCGTGCCAGTCGGCAAGGATCAGATCGCCCATGTCGAGATCGCGCGCGATATCGTGCGCCGGTTTGACGATCTTTATGGCGGGCAGGTGTTCCCGGAACCCAGGCCGCTGCTTACCGAAAGTGCGCGGGTGCCGGGGCTGGACGGGCGCAAAATGTCGAAATCCTACCGCAACGCAATAGAAATGGGCGAGGAGTCTGACAGCCTGCGCGGAAAAGTCATGGCGATGTTCACCGATCCGAACAAAAAAGGCCTTAAAGATCCCGCCAATCCTGACGGATGCGTTGTGTTCGCTTTTCACCGGCTTTATAATCCGGCCCATGCCGTCCGGGAAACGGAGTGCCGGGCCGGCTCGCTCGGCTGTGTGGCGTGCAAGAAACATCTGTTTGAGCTGATGGAACCGGCAATAGCGGCGTTCCGGGCGCGCCGCGCGGAAGTGGAAAAGGATCCCGGCCGGGTGGATGCAATTCTGGAGGCCGGCGCTGTCCGCGTGCGCGATACGGTGCGCGGTACTATGGAGCAGGTGCGCCGCGCCATGCGCATCAGATAGCGCCTATGCTCAATATTCCGGCGATGGATGTGCATATAGACATTTTCGAAGGCCCCATGGACCTTCTGCTGCACCTTATCCGCAAGAACAATCTTGATATTTACGATATTCCCATAGCGCAGATTACCAGAGAATACCTTGATTACATCGAGGCGATAAAGGAACTGAATCTCGAAGTGGCGGGCGAGTTTCTCGTAATGGCGACCACGCTGATGCAGATAAAGACGCAGATGCTTTTGCCTTCGCAGGCGGCGCCTGGCGAGGAGGAAGGGCCGGACCCGAAGGCCGATCTTATCCAGAAGCTCGCCGATTACCAGAAATTCAAGGAAGCCTCCAGATTTCTCAATGACCGGTTCGAGGTGTTCAAGGACGTGTATTACCGGGGCAGTCCGGTGTTTTCCGATTCCGACAAAGTGCTCAATCTGGAAATGGTCGAGCTGATGGAGGCCGTCAAGCGCGCCTTCACCCGGATCGGGACGGAAGCGGACCGGATAATTTCAGGCGAAACCTTTCCGATTGAAAAGCGCATGGACCGCATTCTCAACATGCTGCGGGCGCGCGAATGGATCCTGTTTGACGATGCCTTCGCGCCGGAAACCCATAAAATGGGTGTTATCACCTGTTTTATGGCGCTGCTGGAACTGATGAAACTGAAAAAGCTCATCACCCGGCAGGACGAGCTGTTCGGCGAGATCAGGGTGTACCGGCGGCCCGTTGAAGACGCCGCCCGCGAGGAAGCGGAACAGCGCGCCTGGGCCGAACAGCATAACGCGCAGGAGCGCGCCGCGCGACAGGAACCGGGCGCGCCGTCGCCTGATCAGGCCGGCGGGGCCGGTCAGTAACGGATTTCAAGGGCAGTTGTTATCGGGAGTCATAATGTTTTCAGACCAGGACGAGGAAAAAGAAGCCGCGCTGGAGCAGGACTCCGCGCGGGCGGACGAAGCGGCCGTTCAGGCTGAGCCCGCGGCGGAAGCCGCTGCGCCGGACGCGGAACCTGCCGCCGGGCAGGCGGAGGCCGCCGTTGACGCGATTGAAAGCATAACCGAGGCGGAGCTTCGCAGGATTATCGAAACGGTGCTGTTCATAACCGACAAGCCGGTTCCGCTCGGCAAGATCTGCTCCGTGGCGGAAGTGAATAACGCCGATTTTGCGCTCGGGGTGATCAAGAAGATCCAGAAGGAGTATCTGGAGTCGGGCAGTTCCGTGCAGATTATCGAGGTGGGCGGCGGATACCAGATGTCCACCAAGCCGGAGTTCGGGCGCTGGGTGCGCAGGCTGTACGGGGAACGGATGTCGGCGAAACTGTCGGCGGCCGCGCTGGAAACCCTGGCCATAGCGGCTTACCGCCAGCCGATAACGCGCGCGGAAATGGAAGCCGTGCGCGGCGTGGACGTGATCGGCCCGCTGGAAACGCTTATCGAGCGCGGCATAGTGAAGGTGGTGGGCCGCAAGGAAACGATCGGGCGGCCGCTTTTATACGGCACTACCGCCGAATTTTTAAGGCTGTTCGGGCTGGCGGGCCTCAAGGATCTGCCTACGCTGGAATCGTTCGGGATAGACACTTCGGCGCTTGATGAGAACAGGCAGCCGGAGCTTTTCGAACTGCCTGAAAACACCGTGGAAGGGCTTAACGCCGAACTGACCCGGGCCGTGGCGGAGAATTCGGTTCCGGCGGATGAAAACCTGACCGAGCTGGAAATTGCCGCCCGGTCGGCCGGCGAAATGGGGCAAGCCGGCGCTGAGGATCCGCCCGCCGGGTCCGCAGCCGGGCCCGGCGAAGAACAGGCGGCGGGGGGTGTTTCATCCGGCGAAAGCGGCGGGGAAACCGACTCCGCCGGCCGGCCGGATGACGGCGGCCGCCGGCACTGCGCCGACGAACAGGAATAATTTGACAGCATTGCCGGAGCCATTATGCCAGAGTTCAGGAAAGATCCCGTAATAGGGCGGTGGGTGATAATCGCGTCGGAACGGGCGTTGCGCCCGTCGGATTTTCCGCACGCGCCGCAGTTTAACGACGATGCTTCCAAATGCCCTTTCTGCGCCGGGCATGAGGCGATAACGCCGCCGGAGATAATCGCCTATCATCCGCCCGGGCGCGAGAAAAACAAGGCCGGCTGGTGGGTGCGCGTGGTGCCGAACAAATATCCCGCGCTGCAGATCGGCGGGGATATGGAGCGCGAGGGCGAGGGCATGTACGACCGGATGAACGGAGTCGGCGCGCATGAAGTTATCGTGGAAACGCCTGACCACCGGAGCCACTGGGCCGACATGCAGATCAAGCAGCTGGAGGACGTGCTGTGGGCTTACAGGGACCGCATGACCGATCTGAAAAAAGACCGGCGGTTCAAATATATTCTGGTTTTCAAGAATTACGGCAAATCGGCGGGCGCGTCGCTCAGCCATCCGCATTCGCAGATCATAGCGATGCCGATGGTGCCCATCCGGGTGGCTCAGGAAATGGAGGGCGCGCAGCGGCATTACGGGTTTAAGGACCGGTGCATTTTCTGCGACATGATCAAAGAGGAAATCCGGTCGGCCCGCAGGATTGTGGGCGAGTCGGACGGGTTTATCGCGTTCGAGCCGTACGCCAGCCGCTTCCCGTTTGAAACGTGGGTTCTGCCGAAAGCGCATAAAGGGCATTTCGACGCGATCACCGGCGACGAGTCGCATGAGCTGGCGCTCATTCTCAAGCAGGTGATGGCCAAACTGCGCGATACGCTGCAAGATCCTCCGCTTAACCTGCTTATACACACCACTCCTGTTCAGGACGCGGAATGCCCGTATTACCACTGGCATATGGAAATCATGCCGAAGCTGACCCATGTGGCCGGTTTTGAATGGGGCACCGGCTGCTACATCAACGCGGTCGCGCCGGAACGGGCCGCCGAGCTTTTAAACCTCCGTCTGGCGGGGAATCACGGAAAGGAGTAGACAAATGAATATTCTTCTGGCGGCAAGCGAGGTTTTTCCGTTTTGCAAGACCGGCGGGCTGGCTGACGTCGCAGGCGCGCTCGCCCAGGTGCTGGCGCGGTACCGCGGCCATAAAGTGGCGGTGTTTCTGCCCCGCTACCGCAACATAGGAGGGGGCAATTTTTCATTGAAATCGCTGCCGGGTACATTCAATATCCCGGTAGGGACCGGACGGATCGAAAAGGCCGCCCTGTCCTATATGGAGTGGGGCAAGGTAAGCGTTTATTTCGTGCATAACCCCCATTATTTTGACCGGACGGGGCTGTACCGCACTCCGGCGGGCGATTTCCCGGATAACGACGAACGGTTCATGTTTTTTTCGCGCGCCGTGCTTGAAGGCGCGAAATTCGCGGGGTTCAAGCCCGACGTGATCCACTGCAACGACTGGCAGACCGCGCTTATCCCCGCCTATCTCAAAACGCTTTACAGCATAGACGCGTTTTACGCGCGCGCCGCTTCGGTGCTGACAATTCACAACATGGCGTTTCAGGGTATATTTCCCAAGCCCGCCTATTTCAAGGCGGGGTTCGGCTGGGCCGACTATACTCCCGAACGGATGGAGTATTATAATGGGTTCAATTTCCTCAAAGCGGGGCTGGTTTACGCGGATATGGTTTCCACGGTCAGCCCCACTTATTGCCGCGAGATCTCCGAATCGCCGGAAAAGGGACGCGGGCTGGAAGGCGTTATCCGCGCCAGGGGAGCCGACTGCGCGGGCATTCTCAACGGAATAGACACGGAGGTCTGGGATCCTGAATGGGATTCGTACCTGCCGCGCGGCTACGACGTGAAATCTTTTGAGAAAGGCAAACTGCTCGCCAAACAGGCACTGCATAAAATGTGCGGGCTGGAGTACAGCGCCGATACGCCCTGCGCGGGCGTGGTTTCGCGGCTGGATTACCAGAAAGGCATAGACCTTGTTGTAAAAGCTGTTGAAAGCTACGCCGGGCGGATGAAATTTTTTATTCTGGGGACAGGCAACCGCGCGCTGGAGGAGCAGGTGACGGGTCTGGCAAAGCGGTTTCCCGGTTCGGTTTTCTACCTTAACGCGCATGACGAAGCGATGGCGCACCGGATTTATGCCGGCTGCGATCTGTTCCTGATGCCTTCCCGCTTCGAGCCGTGCGGACTGAGTCAGCTGATCGCACTGCGTTACGGCACTCTGCCGGTCGCTTCGCGGACCGGTGGGCTGGCCGATACTGTGCGCGGTTATGCCGACGACTCCAACCCCAACGGGTTTTTTCTGCGCCGTATTGACGAATCCGCTTTCGCGGATGCGCTCGCGCTCGCGCTGGCCCTATATAAGGACAGCAAAAAATGGAGCACGTTTGTGCGTACCGCGATGAAAGGCGATTATTCCTGGGATTTGTCAGCCAGGCAGTACCTGCAGCTTTATGAAAGCGCGGTGGCGAAAGCCAGAAAGTAGGTCTTTCGGGCAGTATGGCGCAGGGCCTTTGGGCTATTGTGCGGTTTCCGGTCCCGGTATAGAATTGTATTGAGGCTGATTCCGTTGTTTTGCGGGCGGGGCAGGTGTGTCTGCGCGAAGGTTATATTACGGAACGTGCCGCGAATTTAATGACCGGAAAAACGACTGTAACGATCGGTTTGCTGCTGGCTGCCGCGATCTGCGCGCACGCCGGGCCGGGTGCTGCCGGAAAAACGGCGGCCGATCAGTCCGGCCGAAGCGGAACCGGATCGGCGCGTCTTCCCGCCGATGCTGAACTGCAGGATTTTGCCGAGCTGAATTTCGGGTATATGACGCCGCCGCAGGACTCCGGACGCAGTGCGGGCAAGTCCGCCGCGCCGGCCAAAACCGGGCGCGCGCCGGAATTTCGGGATGCCTATGCTCCGCCGGCGGCACTTGTGGCCAAGCCGAAAATTCCGGCTGAAAAGAAACCGGCCGGCAGAACGGATTTTTATCTGCCGGAGCTGGATATCGCCGGGGAAACAATAAATGCGGCACATTTTCAGCCGGCTGTAGCGGTTTTGCGCGTGCCCGGCGACGGTAGTGCCGGGTCTGGCAAGACTGCGCGGACGGGCTTGAAAAATTCTGTCACGCCGGCTGTTCTGGAGCCGGAATATGAACGGCCTGTTTCGATCGAGCCTGATATGGCCGGTCATTCCCGCAGGAAAATCCGGTTTCCGGCGGAACAGAAATCCGTTGTCGCTCCGGGTTATGTAATTCTGAAATCTTCGGTGCAGGGCGGGTCAGGCGGCCGGCGTGCGCCGCAGGAAACGGGGCCGGCCGAATTCGGCGCGCTGCTTAACGAGCTGAA is a genomic window of Elusimicrobiaceae bacterium containing:
- a CDS encoding segregation/condensation protein A, coding for MLNIPAMDVHIDIFEGPMDLLLHLIRKNNLDIYDIPIAQITREYLDYIEAIKELNLEVAGEFLVMATTLMQIKTQMLLPSQAAPGEEEGPDPKADLIQKLADYQKFKEASRFLNDRFEVFKDVYYRGSPVFSDSDKVLNLEMVELMEAVKRAFTRIGTEADRIISGETFPIEKRMDRILNMLRAREWILFDDAFAPETHKMGVITCFMALLELMKLKKLITRQDELFGEIRVYRRPVEDAAREEAEQRAWAEQHNAQERAARQEPGAPSPDQAGGAGQ
- the galT gene encoding galactose-1-phosphate uridylyltransferase, whose amino-acid sequence is MPEFRKDPVIGRWVIIASERALRPSDFPHAPQFNDDASKCPFCAGHEAITPPEIIAYHPPGREKNKAGWWVRVVPNKYPALQIGGDMEREGEGMYDRMNGVGAHEVIVETPDHRSHWADMQIKQLEDVLWAYRDRMTDLKKDRRFKYILVFKNYGKSAGASLSHPHSQIIAMPMVPIRVAQEMEGAQRHYGFKDRCIFCDMIKEEIRSARRIVGESDGFIAFEPYASRFPFETWVLPKAHKGHFDAITGDESHELALILKQVMAKLRDTLQDPPLNLLIHTTPVQDAECPYYHWHMEIMPKLTHVAGFEWGTGCYINAVAPERAAELLNLRLAGNHGKE
- the scpB gene encoding SMC-Scp complex subunit ScpB, translated to MFSDQDEEKEAALEQDSARADEAAVQAEPAAEAAAPDAEPAAGQAEAAVDAIESITEAELRRIIETVLFITDKPVPLGKICSVAEVNNADFALGVIKKIQKEYLESGSSVQIIEVGGGYQMSTKPEFGRWVRRLYGERMSAKLSAAALETLAIAAYRQPITRAEMEAVRGVDVIGPLETLIERGIVKVVGRKETIGRPLLYGTTAEFLRLFGLAGLKDLPTLESFGIDTSALDENRQPELFELPENTVEGLNAELTRAVAENSVPADENLTELEIAARSAGEMGQAGAEDPPAGSAAGPGEEQAAGGVSSGESGGETDSAGRPDDGGRRHCADEQE
- a CDS encoding glycogen/starch synthase, whose translation is MNILLAASEVFPFCKTGGLADVAGALAQVLARYRGHKVAVFLPRYRNIGGGNFSLKSLPGTFNIPVGTGRIEKAALSYMEWGKVSVYFVHNPHYFDRTGLYRTPAGDFPDNDERFMFFSRAVLEGAKFAGFKPDVIHCNDWQTALIPAYLKTLYSIDAFYARAASVLTIHNMAFQGIFPKPAYFKAGFGWADYTPERMEYYNGFNFLKAGLVYADMVSTVSPTYCREISESPEKGRGLEGVIRARGADCAGILNGIDTEVWDPEWDSYLPRGYDVKSFEKGKLLAKQALHKMCGLEYSADTPCAGVVSRLDYQKGIDLVVKAVESYAGRMKFFILGTGNRALEEQVTGLAKRFPGSVFYLNAHDEAMAHRIYAGCDLFLMPSRFEPCGLSQLIALRYGTLPVASRTGGLADTVRGYADDSNPNGFFLRRIDESAFADALALALALYKDSKKWSTFVRTAMKGDYSWDLSARQYLQLYESAVAKARK